One region of Acropora muricata isolate sample 2 chromosome 13, ASM3666990v1, whole genome shotgun sequence genomic DNA includes:
- the LOC136895000 gene encoding uncharacterized protein, with translation MDSSSVLDGVCASGDALTQEVPTKGKGALKDSCSAYKGHLTRIYQDIEPLLRHRRNINLIEEKLRVLELAFAKFEQAHISYIDAVDNSEEMQVATIGFDSEFQRKFEFCERVNKWLSNVHNEEPCAEVQPSDSVSQHGLSLTSIKSHRSGSSTGSRLSVKIKVAKAEKAIAKLKLNQLKKKIELQEKRDAVQREQEILEAENEVEQATLRACILEEDGVEEIVDPAQASEGKSLVAPERVSESASLTAATKEEKVSAPVSAAPVPLSPAAPVWTGGPNHSGIPLVKTCNEVPPPEARFQQLLQQQQQMIQLQQQTFQSVASTIRQGFALPKPELSKFDGNPLEFWNFIRSFENNIEKNASDDSEKLSFLLQYCTGAARNAIKSCVSMDPTFGYQTARALLQDRFGHPFKIAVAHLNQITHGPPVKPYDQRGLLAFADQLRDCQNALESIGYLDEINSAENLRRIVDRLPFHLKSKWLEVADSIQQTGQRPRIHHISQFVTTKARVANNPVFGGPLANDREKGNLRTKSSNPGAKMTAFATQGGLRAPVSPSAQDESVKVDRKLSYKFGMNPSSKRCLVCNGMHQLWNCEQFKNKSYNDRIGIVRDARLCENCFKVGHMAKGCMQRSGCYVKGCGRRHMTVLHPPVQPSPVGPRMQDGHHTNQELSAAEKSSLSVSADLSSQSHVIGAGVNSQNSAGHTANKVSLRILPIRVRGNQPGRIVETYALLDNGSDVTLCDRELVRELGITGQPRSFLLTTQESKNSERSGLEVKLIIDSIDGDSSLEVPRAWTVDRLNISECSIPRDHDVDEWPHLNGIELPEIDSKEVRVLIGCNVPEAFWVLEERRGGRGEPVAIRSLLGWTLIGPTVKVKEEGSFNVNFVRLNDESDSRDETLLLQVKNFWETDFADSISSSKVAMSVEDEKALAIMESSVRKVSGRYQVALPWRQQPPYLPNNRVVAEQRLSFLKKRLLRNPEFFARYKAAVNDYIAKGYARRVPLEELHPLSKPLWHLPHHAVFQPHKPDKLRVVFDCAARFKGTSLNDQLLHGPDLTNNLFGVLQRFRQESVALVSDIEAMFHQVKVDPQDSDALRFLWWPNDDLCEQPAEYRMEVHLFGSTSSPSCANFCLRKTAQDNIENFAHEVIDTVQKNFYVDDCLKSVQSSRTAIDLRGQLCELLQKGGFRLTKWSSNSKDVLEKIPKAERATSILNLDLNAEELPIERTLGVQMNMETDMFTFHLLPKVKPYTRRGILSVTSSIYDPLGIISPVVLPAKKLIQDLCKQGLSWDEKIGVQEAVRWEKWLSELPKLSKISLARCLKPADFGIANVTELHHFADASQIAYGAVSYARFVSEEKNAVHCSFLVGKSRLAHVKPMTIPRLELSAAVLAVKLDRTLREELEMKIDRSVFWSDSTAVLQYIKNEDRRFHTFVANRLAVIHDGSKPSQWNFVDSERNPADDISRGLTSDEMLHQDRWFKGPEFLWKREESWPVPPSSLPTISDQDPEIKSQGQANQTTTVSEESSLDSMIQRYSSWYKLKRAVAWLLRFREYIQRKLYPRQDALPQGELSLEELKSAELHIIRYVQRLSFPEIFDAFQVSSSKSHGKRNLKSSGSSGSIYKLCTILDKEGALRIGGRLVNAPLNYQSKHQLLLPHNHHVTKLLIVAHHQSVGHLGQEYVLTSLRKKYWIIKGRAAVRRVLSGCLTCRKQNSLRGQQLMADLPQERLTPGDPPFSYVGIDFFGPLFVKRGRSTVKHYGCLFSCLTIRATHIEVAESLETDSFINALRRFISRRGMPKVIRSDNGTNLCGGERELREAVVNWNQQRIRSFLLQRSIDWKFNPPGASHMGGVWERIIRSVRKISRVLLREQLVSGEVLRTLMSEVESILNGRPLTPYSGDPADMEPLTPNHLLLMRSNLNVPPGVFVKGDLYCRNRWKQVQYLADIFWRRWISEYLPSLQERQKWLKPRRNFAVGVAEFPRI, from the coding sequence ATGGATAGCAGTTCCGTACTTGACGGTGTTTGTGCTAGCGGGGATGCATTAACTCAGGAAGTCCCAACGAAAGGAAAAGGCGCTTTGAAAGATTCGTGTTCTGCCTACAAGGGTCATTTGACCAGAATTTATCAGGATATCGAGCCTTTGCTGAGGCATCGCAGGAATATCAACCTTATTGAAGAGAAGCTTAGAGTTTTGGAGTTAGCGTTTGCTAAATTTGAACAAGCACACATCTCGTACATTGACGCCGTAGATAATTCTGAAGAGATGCAAGTAGCAACCATTGGTTTCGACTCCGAATTCCAGAGGAAGTTCGAGTTTTGTGAACGTGTCAACAAGTGGTTAAGTAATGTTCACAATGAAGAGCCGTGTGCTGAAGTTCAACCGAGTGACTCTGTAAGCCAGCATGGACTCTCGTTGACTTCGATTAAAAGTCATCGCTCTGGTTCTAGCACGGGTTCACGCTTGAGTGTAAAAATAAAGGTAGCCAAGGCAGAAAAGGCCATTGCCAAACTAAAGTTGAATCAACTCAAGAAGAAGATCGAATTGCAAGAGAAAAGAGATGCCGTACAGCGAGAGCAGGAGATCCTAGAGGCAGAGAACGAAGTGGAGCAAGCCACCCTAAGAGCCTGCATCTTAGAGGAAGATGGCGTAGAAGAAATTGTCGACCCTGCCCAGGCTTCTGAGGGTAAGTCACTAGTTGCGCCAGAAAGGGTCTCTGAGTCAGCTTCCTTAACCGCAGCAACCAAAGAGGAGAAAGTTTCCGCGCCCGTGTCGGCTGCACCTGTCCCCTTGAGTCCGGCAGCTCCTGTGTGGACAGGAGGACCGAATCACAGTGGAATTCCACTGGTTAAAACTTGCAACGAGGTTCCACCACCTGAGGCAAGGTTCCAGCAATTACTGCAGCAACAGCAGCAAATGATACAGCTCCAGCAACAAACGTTTCAATCAGTGGCGTCAACGATAAGGCAAGGGTTTGCTTTGCCTAAGCCTGAACTCAGTAAGTTTGATGGAAATCCGCTTGAGTTTTGGAACTTTATTCGCTCCTTCGAGAACAATATTGAGAAAAATGCGTCTGATGATAGTGAGAAGTTGTCATTCCTTCTTCAATACTGTACTGGAGCAGCTAGAAACGCCATCAAGAGCTGTGTTTCCATGGATCCTACATTTGGATACCAAACTGCACGGGCCCTCTTGCAAGACCGTTTTGGGCATCCATTCAAGATTGCCGTTGCACACTTGAACCAAATAACTCACGGTCCACCCGTGAAGCCTTATGACCAGCGAGGACTATTGGCTTTCGCAGATCAGCTAAGGGACTGCCAGAACGCATTGGAATCAATTGGATACTTAGATGAAATCAATAGCGCCGAAAATTTGAGAAGAATAGTAGACAGGCTCCCGTTTCACCTGAAATCGAAGTGGCTTGAGGTCGCAGACAGCATTCAGCAAACCGGTCAGCGTCCGAGGATCCATcacatttcccagtttgttACTACGAAGGCTCGAGTGGCCAATAACCCAGTTTTCGGAGGTCCATTAGCTAATGACAGAGAAAAAGGCAATCTCAGAACCAAATCTTCAAACCCCGGAGCAAAGATGACTGCCTTTGCCACCCAAGGAGGGCTTAGAGCACCGGTTTCTCCCAGTGCGCAAGACGAAAGTGTCAAGGTGGATCGAAAACTGTCCTACAAGTTCGGGATGAATCCCTCGTCTAAAAGGTGTCTAGTTTGCAATGGCATGCATCAGCTGTGGAACTGCGAGCAATTTAAGAATAAGTCGTATAATGATCGTATTGGGATCGTTCGCGATGCCAGGCTATGCGAGAACTGTTTCAAGGTAGGCCATATGGCCAAGGGATGCATGCAGAGAAGTGGTTGTTATGTCAAGGGTTGTGGTAGGAGGCATATGACCGTTCTCCATCCACCTGTTCAGCCTTCCCCTGTTGGTCCCAGAATGCAGGATGGCCACCACACCAATCAGGAACTCAGCGCCGCTGAAAAGTCCAGCTTGAGTGTTTCAGCCGATTTGTCCAGCCAGAGTCATGTCATTGGGGCCGGTGTGAATAGTCAGAACAGTGCCGGACATACAGCCAATAAAGTCAGTTTAAGAATTCTTCCGATTAGGGTACGTGGTAACCAGCCCGGTCGAATAGTAGAAACGTACGCCCTGTTGGATAATGGCTCCGATGTTACCCTTTGCGACAGAGAGTTGGTTCGTGAATTGGGGATCACAGGGCAACCAAGAAGTTTCTTGTTAACGACCCAAGAAAGCAAGAACAGCGAGAGGTCTGGCTTGGAAGTTAAGCTAATCATAGACTCAATCGATGGAGATTCCAGCCTTGAAGTACCAAGGGCATGGACTGTGGATCGTCTCAACATATCTGAGTGTAGCATTCCAAGAGATCATGATGTCGATGAATGGCCTCACCTTAACGGCATCGAACTCCCAGAGATCGACAGCAAGGAAGTTAGAGTACTTATTGGATGTAACGTCCCTGAAGCGTTTTGGGTGCTCGAAGAGAGGCGCGGCGGTAGAGGAGAACCAGTTGCCATCCGTTCGTTGTTAGGTTGGACTCTTATAGGACCAACTGTGAAGGTCAAAGAAGAGGGCAGTTTTAATGTCAACTTCGTGCGCTTGAATGATGAGAGTGACTCCAGAGACGAAACCTTACTGCTGCAGGTGAAGAACTTCTGGGAAACTGATTTTGCAGATTCGATATCTAGTTCTAAAGTCGCCATGTCCGTTGAAGATGAGAAAGCACTGGCAATTATGGAGTCTTCCGTCAGAAAGGTCTCAGGACGTTATCAAGTGGCCCTCCCATGGCGACAGCAACCTCCTTACCTGCCAAACAACCGAGTCGTCGCTGAGCAGCGATTGTCCTTCTTAAAGAAGAGACTGCTTCGAAATCCAGAGTTTTTCGCACGCTATAAGGCAGCTGTCAATGACTATATCGCGAAAGGTTATGCCAGGCGAGTGCCTTTGGAGGAGCTTCACCCTCTTAGTAAGCCCTTATGGCATCTACCTCACCACGCCGTTTTCCAACCCCACAAGCCAGACAAGTTAAGAGTAGTATTTGACTGTGCTGCACGGTTCAAGGGGACCTCTCTAAACGATCAGCTGTTACATGGCCCTGATTTAACCAATAACTTGTTCGGCGTTCTTCAAAGATTTCGTCAAGAATCAGTCGCCTTGGTTTCCGACATCGAAGCCATGTTTCACCAAGTGAAAGTCGACCCCCAGGATTCAGATGCCTTGAGGTTTCTATGGTGGCCTAACGATGATTTATGTGAACAGCCAGCTGAGTACAGAATGGAGGTTCACCTTTTTGGTAGCACCTCGTCGCCAAGTTGTGCAAACTTTTGCCTCAGGAAGACTGCGCAAGACAATATTGAAAATTTCGCCCATGAGGTGATCGACACAGTCCAGAAGAACTTTTACGTAGATGACTGTTTGAAATCTGTGCAATCTTCCCGCACTGCTATCGATTTGAGAGGTCAGCTCTGCGAACTACTTCAAAAGGGCGGATTTCGGTTGACTAAGTGGTCGTCAAATTCTAAGGACGTTCTAGAGAAAATTCCAAAGGCTGAAAGAGCTACTTCAATTTTGAATCTTGATTTGAACGCTGAAGAGCTTCCCATTGAGAGAACTCTTGGAGTGCAGATGAACATGGAAACAGATATGTTCACCTTTCATTTACTGCCAAAGGTTAAGCCCTACACGCGTCGAGGGATTTTATCAGTGACCAGCTCCATTTATGATCCCCTTGGCATCATTTCGCCAGTGGTCCTTCCAGCCAAGAAACTAATTCAAGATCTTTGCAAGCAAGGACTTAGTTGGGATGAAAAGATAGGTGTACAAGAGGCTGTACGCTGGGAAAAGTGGCTTTCAGAGTTACCCAAGCTATCCAAGATCTCTTTGGCGCGATGTTTGAAACCAGCCGACTTTGGTATCGCAAACGTCACAGAGCTTCATCATTTCGCTGATGCGTCACAGATCGCGTATGGTGCAGTCTCGTATGCAAGATTTGTCAGCGAAGAAAAGAATGCAGTTCATTGCAGTTTCCTCGTTGGAAAATCTCGTTTAGCCCACGTCAAGCCAATGACCATTCCCAGGTTGGAGCTATCAGCAGCAGTACTTGCCGTGAAGCTGGACAGAACATTAAGAGAAGAATTGGAGATGAAGATCGACAGATCAGTGTTTTGGTCGGACTCTACAGCTGTTCTGCAGTATATAAAGAATGAGGACAGACGGTTTCATACGTTTGTTGCAAATCGGTTGGCAGTGATCCATGATGGCTCAAAACCCTCACAGTGGAATTTCGTTGATTCAGAAAGGAATCCTGCAGATGATATCAGCAGAGGTTTGACCTCGGATGAGATGCTTCATCAAGATCGATGGTTCAAAGGTCCCGAATTCCTTTGGAAGCGGGAGGAGTCTTGGCCAGTCCCTCCAAGCTCTTTACCAACCATTTCTGACCAGGATCCAGAGATCAAGAGTCAAGGTCAAGCAAACCAAACCACTACGGTGTCTGAAGAAAGCAGTTTGGATTCGATGATCCAGCGCTATTCGTCTTGGTACAAGCTTAAAAGGGCCGTGGCTTGGTTGTTGCGTTTTAGAGAATATATACAAAGAAAGCTCTATCCCAGACAAGATGCACTGCCACAAGGCGAGCTTTCACTAGAGGAGTTAAAGTCCGCAGAGCTTCACATCATAAGATACGTCCAGAGATTGTCTTTCCCCGAAATATTTGATGcctttcaagtttcaagttccAAATCCCATGGAAAACGTAACCTGAAATCTTCTGGCTCGTCCGGCTCCATCTACAAACTTTGTACGATTCTGGATAAAGAAGGAGCGTTAAGGATTGGTGGAAGACTGGTGAATGCCCCGCTGAATTATCAGTCGAAGCATCAACTGCTGCTGCCTCACAATCATCATGTCACCAAGTTGCTGATTGTGGCACATCACCAATCCGTGGGACACCTAGGTCAGGAATACGTGCTCACTAGTCTACGAAAGAAGTACTGGATCATAAAAGGGCGAGCTGCCGTTCGAAGAGTACTCAGTGGATGTTTGACATGCCGAAAACAAAACTCACTCCGTGGCCAACAACTGATGGCAGATTTGCCCCAAGAAAGGTTAACTCCCGGAGACCCGCCATTTTCCTACGTCGGTATCGACTTTTTTGGGCCACTGTTCGTGAAGCGCGGAAGAAGCACTGTGAAACATTACGGATGTCTATTCTCGTGTCTTACCATCCGAGCCACCCACATTGAAGTAGCTGAGTCTCTTGAGACAGATTCGTTTATTAATGCTTTGCGCAGATTCATCAGTCGAAGAGGAATGCCAAAGGTTATTAGAAGCGACAACGGTACTAACCTTTGCGGTGGAGAAAGAGAGCTAAGAGAAGCAGTGGTTAATTGGAATCAGCAGAGGATTAGGTCATTCCTGCTCCAAAGAAGTATTGATTGGAAATTTAACCCTCCGGGAGCATCTCACATGGGTGGAGTGTGGGAACGCATCATTCGATCTGTGCGCAAGATTTCGAGAGTGTTATTGAGAGAACAGTTGGTTTCCGGGGAAGTGTTGCGAACGTTGATGTCCGAAGTTGAGAGCATCCTGAATGGACGACCATTAACCCCCTACAGTGGTGATCCGGCTGACATGGAACCGTTGACCCCGAATCATTTGCTTCTCATGCGGTCAAATTTGAATGTGCCACCTGGTGTATTTGTGAAGGGAGATCTCTACTGCCGAAATCGTTGGAAACAAGTTCAATATCTCGCTGACATATTCTGGAGAAGATGGATATCGGAATATTTGCCTTCCTTACAAGAACGGCAGAAGTGGTTGAAACCGCGTCGAAATTTTGCAGTCGGTGTCGCGGAGTTTCCGCGAATCTGA
- the LOC136895001 gene encoding putative ATP-dependent DNA helicase Q1: MFYSSLHFAISTSSYNNINVKPKQVKCLEAVYNGRDLVAVLPTGYGKSMIFHLLPALLYDKGRSEARNSAILRPIVIVVSPLNALTKDQIRRISQGKLKAAALNIKRKQNSADLELDVGEASFSRLKEGDYDIVFTHPEASLSCKKGMNLFQSETYRKGVKALVVDEAHCILEWGDDFRKDYSRLSMLCANFPSVPVLALTATASKSDVAQIKESLNLKNPLEVIATPNRTNVFYDKVLREGEDVDFFIELLTPIVEQLGEKTVTYPLTVLYLPLKWCGFAFKYFQKHLGDKQYFPAAVDQLPENRMFAQFHAPQTKAMKEQILKELASPTSKVRVIFATVAMGMGVDIPSIRNVIHVGPPRTVREYFQETGRAGRDGKLATATLYYNNMDIAKNKTGMSEDMRTYCQLESSCLRRFLLKCLDATSNDLNTIGHLCCCYCKSCCSCIDCLSQKNAAKGS, encoded by the exons ATGTTTTACAGCAGTCTTCATTTTGCAATTTCGACTAGCAGCTACAACAACATCAATGTAAAGCCAAAGCAAGTGAAGTGTCTCGAGGCTGTTTACAATGGCCGAGATCTAGTAGCGGTGTTGCCGACGGGTTACGGAAAATCGATGATTTTTCATCTTCTTCCAGCTTTACTTTATGACAAGGGGAGAAGCGAGGCTCGAAATTCAGCTATATTGCGTCCTATTGTCATCGTTGTTTCCCCGCTAAATGCGCTCACTAAAGATCAGATCAGGAGGATTTCGCAAGGGAAGTTGAAAGCGGCCGCTTTAAATATCAAGAGGAAGCAGAACTCAGCGGATTTGGAACTCGATGTCGGCGAGGCGAGTTTCTCACGTTTGAAGGAAGGTGACTACGACATCGTTTTTACACATCCTGAGGCTTCTCTTTCTTGCAAGAAAGGGATGAACCTTTTCCAAAGTGAGACTTATCGCAAAGGAGTAAAAGCATTAGTAGTCGATGAAGCGCATTGTATCCTGGAATG GGGAGATGACTTTAGGAAGGATTACTCTAGACTGAGCATGTTATGTGCTAACTTTCCTTCAGTTCCTGTGTTAGCCCTCACTGCTACAGCAAGCAAAAGTGATGTAGCACAAATAAAGGAGTCACTGAATTTGAAAAACCCTCTCGAGGTTATTGCAACCCCAAACAGAACAAACGTTTTTTATGATAAAGTTTTGCGTGAAGGGGAGGATGTTGACTTTTTTATAGAACTCCTCACTCCAATTGTTGAACAACTTGGAGAAAAAACTGTTACATACCCATTGACTGTGCTTTACCTGCCTCTGAAGTGGTGTGGCTTTGCATTcaagtattttcaaaaacatttgGGGGACAAACAATACTTTCCTGCTGCGGTTGATCAACTACCTGAAAATAGAATGTTTGCGCAGTTTCATGCACCTCAGACAAAGGCAATGAAGGAGCAGATTCTGAAGGAACTGGCTTCACCCACCTCCAAAGTGAGGGTTATATTTGCGACAGTTGCAATGGGAATGGGAGTGGACATTCCATCCATAAGAAATGTTATTCATGTTGGACCACCACGAACAGTTCGTGAATATTTTCAAGAAACAGGAAGAGCAGGCCGAGATGGCAAACTTGCAACTGCCACTCTTTACTACAACAACATGGACATAGCAAAGAACAAAACTGGAATGAGCGAGGACATGAGAACATACTGTCAATTGGAAAGCAGCTGTCTGAGAAGATTCTTGTTAAAGTGTCTTGATGCAACCAGCAATGACTTGAATACTATCGGTCACCTTTGTTGTTGCTATTGTAAATCCTGCTGTAGTTGCATAGATTGCCTGAGTCAAAAAAATGCAGCGAAGGGCAGTTAA
- the LOC136895002 gene encoding uncharacterized protein has translation MLEEGHAERAPKRYETVWYVPHHGVYHPKKPEKLRVVFDCSADFQGHSLNRHLLQGPDLTNSLVGVLCRFRQEPVAFACDIEGMFHQVHVNEEHRDLLRFLWWEQGDTTKAPTEYRVTVHLFGATSSPGCANLAFRTAADDGVNEFGVEATSFIKENFYVDDGLKSVPTVREATKLIKNSTKMCMKGGFRLHKFTSNSKEVVESTPVESRAKEITELDLNHDLLPPERVLGIEWNIENDAFKFRITLKDKPLTRRGILSTVSSIYDPLGFAAPFLLRGKRILQLLCRESIGWDVAIPDELRIQWEMWRNELPLLKMMEVSRCFKLKETENLKKAELHHFSDASTEGYGQCSYLRLVDTRNRVNSLLVMGKARVTPLKPITVPRLELTAAVVSVRVSEMLRRELSWRNSENGEPESLQPDDKEVRKASSLTTHTTNKDQFATLLQRLEYFSSWFRTKRAVAVCLRYRKIVLEKTRGKQTTVDGVTTRSASREYHSVDVNEISEAEQEIIRHVQKEAFKEEISKLKITTDYQTHKEDDSRSRIQKPKGASPLSRLDPYLDHSDLVRIGGRIKQASISQDVKHPIVLPGQGHVGKLLARHYHERALHQGKGITLNEIRSSGYWMIGGGSVVSRLVHECVTCRRLRGKVQEQKMADLPAERLTPTPPFTYCAVDYFGPWYVREGRKELKRYGVLFTCLVTRAIHLEVANSLETDSYINALRHFRGPVRRMRSDNGSNFIGAGRELKEALAEMDENQVRQEMLKEKCDWFELKLNVPTASHMGGIWERQIRTVRSVLCALLEKNGHQMNDEALRTFMCEAEAVVNSRPLTAEGTTSSDTAEPLTPNHFLTVKTKVVLVPPGKFTSSDLYSRKWWRRVQHLTNEFWSRWKKEFLLLLQTRQKWTRPRKNLQVNDIVIVKDDDIPRNRWKMGRVIEAIPDQDGLVRKVMLDIASPSLTLEGKRNQPLSPLERPVHKLVLLMSEDQ, from the exons ATGCTAGAAGAAGGCCACGCAGAGAGAGCCCCCAAGCGGTATGAAACCGTTTGGTACGTTCCTCACCATGGGGTGTATCACCCTAAGAAACCCGAGAAGCTACGAGTGGTCTTCGATTGTTCGGCAGATTTCCAGGGACATTCCCTTAATCGCCACCTTCTGCAAGGCCCCGATCTGACGAACTCCTTGGTTGGTGTCCTGTGCCGCTTCAGACAAGAACCTGTGGCATTCGCTTGTGACATCGAGGGCATGTTTCACCAGGTCCACGTCAATGAAGAGCATCGTGACCTCCTCCGTTTTCTTTGGTGGGAACAAGGAGACACCACAAAGGCGCCAACAGAATATAGAGTGACAGTACACCTATTTGGAGCCACCTCCTCCCCGGGCTGTGCTAATTTGGCCTTTAGAACTGCCGCCGATGATGGTGTAAATGAGTTTGGAGTAGAAGCAACTTCCTTTATTAAGGAGAATTTCTATGTTGACGATGGGCTTAAGTCGGTCCCTACGGTACGTGAAGCCACTAAATTGATCAAGAACAGCACTAAGATGTGCATGAAAGGCGGCTTCAGACTCCACAAGTTCACGTCTAACAGTAAAGAAGTTGTAGAGTCCACACCCGTAGAGTCACGCGCAAAGGAAATCACGGAACTCGATCTGAACCATGATTTACTTCCCCCCGAACGCGTTCTTGGCATAGAATGGAACATTGAGAACGACGCTTTCAAGTTTCGTATCACCCTCAAAGATAAACCGCTGACGAGACGTGGGATCCTATCAACAGTAAGTTCAATATACGACCCGCTTGGTTTTGCTGCCCCATTCCTGCTACGAGGAAAAAGAATATTGCAGCTGCTATGCAGGGAAAGCATAGGTTGGGATGTCGCCATACCCGACGAGCTGCGGATACAGTGGGAGATGTGGCGAAATGAGCTTCCCCTTCTAAAGATGATGGAAGTCTCAAGATgtttcaaattaaaagaaacggAAAACCTCAAGAAAGCCGAGCTACACCACTTTTCGGATGCAAGCACAGAAGGATACGGCCAGTGCTCTTACCTCCGTCTAGTAGACACGAGAAACCGAGTGAACAGCTTGCTAGTTATGGGTAAGGCACGTGTTACCCCATTGAAGCCGATAACCGTTCCACGCCTTGAACTGACAGCCGCTGTGGTATCTGTCAGAGTTAGCGAGATGCTGAGACGAGAGTTGAG CTGGAGGAATTCAGAAAATGGCGAACCCGAATCCCTACAGCCTGATGATAAGGAAGTGAGAAAAGCATCTTCCCTTACAACCCACACGACAAACAAAGACCAATTCGCAACTCTTCTCCAACGACTGGAATACTTTTCAAGCTGGTTTAGAACAAAACGCGCCGTTGCTGTATGCTTGCGATACCGAAAAATCGTACTTGAAAAAACACGTGGGAAGCAGACAACTGTGGATGGAGTGACGACAAGATCCGCATCACGCGAGTATCATTCGGTTGACGTCAATGAAATATCAGAAGCCGAACAAGAAATTATAAGACACGTCCAGAAAGAAGCATTTAAAGAAGAGATCAGCAAACTGAAGATAACCACAGACTATCAGACCCATAAAGAAGATGACTCAAGATCCAGAATCCAGAAACCCAAAGGAGCTAGTCCCCTCTCCCGTCTGGACCCATACCTAGACCACAGCGATCTAGTGAGAATTGGCGGACGAATAAAGCAGGCTAGCATCTCACAAGACGTAAAGCACCCTATTGTCCTGCCCGGACAGGGACACGTTGGCAAGCTCCTAGCTCGACACTATCATGAAAGAGCTCTACATCAAGGAAAGGGAATTACCCTCAACGAAATCCGTTCCTCTGGCTACTGGATGATAGGCGGTGGCTCAGTAGTCTCAAGATTAGTCCATGAATGCGTCACTTGTAGAAGGCTTAGAGGGAAAGTGCAAGAACAGAAAATGGCAGATCTCCCAGCAGAAAGGTTGACACCTACCCCTCCTTTCACATATTGCGCAGTGGATTATTTCGGACCCTGGTACGTGAGAGAAGGGCGCAAGGAACTTAAGAGATACGGGGTATTGTTCACATGCCTAGTAACAAGAGCTATCCACCTGGAAGTTGCCAACTCCTTGGAAACAGATTCCTACATCAACGCCCTTCGCCACTTCCGTGGTCCCGTGCGTCGGATGCGTAGCGACAATGGCTCGAATTTCATAGGAGCAGGGAGAGAGCTGAAGGAAGCGCTTGCTGAAATGGACGAAAATCAAGTAAGACAAGAGATGCTGAAAGAGAAGTGTGACTGGTTCGAGCTCAAACTCAACGTCCCGACTGCCAGTCACATGGGTGGAATTTGGGAGCGCCAAATAAGAACCGTGAGAAGCGTACTTTGCGCCCTACTAGAGAAAAACGGCCATCAAATGAACGACGAAGCTCTACGGACCTTCATGTGCGAGGCGGAGGCAGTAGTTAACAGCCGACCTCTAACAGCTGAGGGTACCACATCATCAGACACAGCAGAACCACTCACTCCTAACCATTTCCTGACTGTGAAAACGAAGGTAGTTTTGGTTCCGCCAGGAAAATTCACTTCCTCTGACCTGTATTCAAGAAAATGGTGGCGACGGGTTCAACATTTAACGAACGAATTCTGGTCACGGTGGAAAAAAGAGTTTCTTCTTTTGCTACAAACCAGACAGAAGTGGACCCGACCAAGGAAAAACCTTCAAGTCAATGACATCGTGATCGTCAAGGATGATGATATTCCAAGAAATCGGTGGAAGATGGGTCGTGTTATTGAGGCCATACCAGACCAGGATGGATTGGTACGGAAGGTGATGTTAGACATTGCCAGTCCGAGCCTGACActagaaggaaaaagaaaccagCCGTTGTCACCGTTGGAAAGGCCAGTCCACAAGCTAGTCCTGTTGATGTCAGAAGATCAGTGA